The Funiculus sociatus GB2-C1 genome window below encodes:
- a CDS encoding Uma2 family endonuclease, with protein sequence MPPLLDKTTDQRIVHHGTWEQFKFIQKGFDGSPGMRLFYYDETIEILMPGQDHEAFARVIFYLVTTFLVEQGIFFKPTGAMTQEKEGVVSVQADESYCIGSVKAIPDLSIEVVFTSGGISKLERYKALGVLEVWFWEDGSLKLYHLQDGSYEPIDRSQLPGLNDLDLDLLKRCILMAETDAGEAIRAFRREI encoded by the coding sequence ATGCCCCCACTACTTGACAAAACAACCGATCAACGCATTGTCCATCATGGAACTTGGGAACAGTTCAAGTTCATCCAGAAGGGCTTTGATGGTTCTCCTGGGATGCGGCTGTTTTACTATGACGAGACGATCGAGATTCTTATGCCAGGACAAGACCACGAAGCCTTTGCTCGCGTCATTTTTTACTTAGTGACTACCTTTCTGGTTGAACAGGGAATCTTCTTCAAGCCTACAGGAGCAATGACTCAGGAAAAAGAAGGCGTTGTCTCGGTTCAGGCGGACGAGTCATACTGCATTGGGAGTGTGAAGGCGATTCCCGATTTGTCGATTGAAGTGGTTTTTACCAGTGGAGGCATTAGCAAGTTAGAACGCTACAAAGCTTTGGGTGTATTAGAAGTTTGGTTTTGGGAAGATGGATCGCTTAAGCTGTATCATCTTCAAGACGGTAGTTATGAACCCATCGATCGCAGCCAGCTACCCGGACTCAATGACCTGGATCTTGATTTATTGAAACGCTGCATCTTGATGGCGGAGACTGACGCTGGAGAAGCGATTAGAGCGTTCCGTCGAGAGATTTAG